One stretch of Pontiella desulfatans DNA includes these proteins:
- a CDS encoding DUF350 domain-containing protein: MIYLSWSLYAAVWLAVALVFLFVAKKLFDLLTPYSLEVQLTEKDNPAVGLVLGGFLLGVAAVVCGTFAGESGEVSVAGFAADIGWVAIYVVIGMVLLFFAGIVNDKLVLHRFQNQHEVVEERNMGVAAIVAATYLGSGLIVGGGISGSFSLTTAILPFIAGQIALVLFAHLYQILTKHDDLKEIGENKNVAAGVAYAGNILAYSIILMKGVSMGGEGIEMRIDRLWHFLYYAVAGSILLSVVRMVADRVFLPKARLHDEIVEDRNLGAGFIEAGLALATAAVLGFCL, from the coding sequence ATGATCTATCTATCGTGGAGCCTGTATGCGGCGGTCTGGTTGGCTGTCGCTTTGGTGTTTTTGTTCGTTGCGAAAAAGCTGTTCGATCTGCTGACGCCATATTCGCTCGAAGTGCAGCTGACCGAAAAGGACAATCCGGCGGTTGGCCTGGTGCTGGGCGGTTTTCTGCTGGGGGTTGCGGCGGTTGTCTGCGGAACCTTTGCCGGGGAGTCGGGCGAAGTGTCGGTTGCCGGGTTTGCCGCCGACATTGGTTGGGTGGCGATCTATGTGGTGATCGGGATGGTGCTGCTGTTCTTCGCCGGCATCGTGAACGATAAGCTGGTCTTGCATCGCTTCCAGAACCAGCATGAGGTGGTGGAGGAACGCAACATGGGCGTCGCGGCCATCGTTGCGGCGACCTATCTCGGTTCCGGGTTGATTGTGGGCGGAGGCATTTCGGGGAGCTTCAGCCTGACGACGGCAATCCTGCCCTTCATTGCCGGCCAGATTGCGTTGGTGCTCTTCGCCCACCTCTACCAAATCCTGACGAAGCATGATGATTTGAAGGAGATCGGCGAAAATAAGAACGTTGCGGCGGGCGTGGCCTATGCCGGCAACATCCTGGCCTACAGCATCATCCTGATGAAGGGGGTGTCGATGGGCGGCGAGGGCATCGAGATGCGCATCGACCGGCTTTGGCATTTCCTCTACTACGCCGTGGCAGGCAGCATCCTGCTGTCGGTGGTTCGCATGGTTGCCGACCGTGTGTTCCTGCCGAAGGCGCGGCTGCACGACGAGATCGTTGAAGACCGGAACCTGGGCGCCGGATTTATTGAAGCGGGGTTGGCCTTGGCCACGGCCGCGGTTTTGGGTTTTTGCCTGTAA
- a CDS encoding phenylacetate--CoA ligase family protein, producing the protein MNLEWIQHENSLTLVDKGEHSALVVERFLRHLFQTSRFYRRQIEETGVPLDAPFELLSRMPVSSKEDYRDALQTEALQTLHARPFISDYSSGSTDKCVLRFSSVAEELAELEITETVFRRAGMGAGDRFVCLEVGAPEIYDFYFRAARNIGAAQTTYIKVTSHYAASFAPLLRLEPTVILSLPSLMVKAWPYIRDHWPKGASPVKSFIHMGEAMHPDLKREIETVWGCKVYSFYGTTELGGMGGECIHGNGCHFDPRMVCPTLGNPSELSPGLFEGEGYFTTLHFRSQAVVKYRAGDVVQLDLNPCPCGEDSPRLRFVERTADSFIITGDKFRYETVFNALRKAVPEIDLLTIRLDDIPGSDKARITLVLPKAAESRRERIAETLRRGIFELDAVFHYGFAEFELEFVSPEAFGERKMKRVVDARKYFS; encoded by the coding sequence GTGAACCTCGAATGGATCCAGCACGAAAACTCGCTGACCTTGGTCGATAAAGGGGAGCATTCCGCCCTCGTGGTGGAGCGCTTCCTGCGGCATCTGTTTCAAACCTCGCGGTTCTACCGAAGGCAAATCGAAGAAACCGGGGTTCCACTGGATGCTCCGTTCGAACTGCTTTCCCGCATGCCGGTCTCCTCCAAGGAAGACTATCGCGACGCCCTGCAAACCGAGGCCTTGCAGACCCTGCATGCGCGCCCGTTCATCAGCGACTACAGCTCCGGCTCCACCGACAAATGCGTGCTGCGCTTTTCGTCGGTTGCAGAGGAGTTGGCCGAGTTGGAGATTACCGAAACCGTGTTCCGCCGCGCGGGCATGGGGGCGGGCGACCGCTTTGTTTGCCTCGAAGTGGGGGCGCCGGAAATATACGACTTCTATTTCCGCGCCGCGCGCAACATCGGCGCCGCCCAGACGACCTATATCAAGGTGACCAGCCACTATGCCGCATCGTTCGCCCCGCTGTTGCGGTTGGAACCCACGGTGATCCTCTCCTTGCCGAGCCTGATGGTCAAGGCCTGGCCCTACATACGCGACCATTGGCCGAAGGGGGCGTCGCCGGTCAAGTCGTTCATCCACATGGGCGAGGCCATGCATCCCGACCTGAAGCGGGAGATTGAAACGGTGTGGGGTTGCAAGGTTTATTCCTTTTACGGGACGACGGAACTCGGCGGCATGGGCGGCGAATGCATCCATGGCAACGGGTGCCATTTCGACCCCCGCATGGTTTGCCCAACGCTCGGCAATCCAAGCGAGCTTTCCCCGGGCCTATTCGAAGGCGAAGGATATTTCACGACGCTCCATTTCCGGAGCCAGGCGGTGGTCAAATACCGTGCGGGCGATGTGGTGCAGCTCGATCTCAACCCCTGCCCCTGTGGCGAGGACTCGCCGCGGTTGCGCTTTGTCGAACGTACCGCCGATAGCTTCATTATCACCGGCGACAAGTTCCGCTACGAAACCGTCTTCAATGCCCTGCGCAAGGCGGTGCCTGAGATCGATTTGTTGACCATCCGGCTCGACGACATCCCGGGTTCCGACAAGGCCCGCATCACGCTGGTGTTGCCGAAGGCCGCCGAATCCCGGCGGGAACGCATCGCCGAAACCCTGCGCCGGGGCATCTTCGAACTGGACGCGGTGTTCCACTATGGATTTGCCGAATTCGAGCTGGAGTTTGTTTCGCCGGAGGCGTTCGGCGAACGAAAGATGAAGCGTGTCGTTGATGCAAGGAAGTATTTCTCGTAA
- a CDS encoding UvrD-helicase domain-containing protein, with product MNIVYNASAGTGKTYQVTGLYEKLVLDEAIDPRKILLMTFTDNAAAELRMRVAHRLLRARREAEESGNDATAERAIAAMTHLPSAPIGTIHSFCTRLLREHALEAGLSPGFSVLVGDEHKELLNQICREELLKQLETDPDFKTFCAGAQMIGTGGGFGSSVTETVPALIGQAGSLGISLEHAEAMLPEPRPPVSIVDFLQILKELKGLAKQTKKTTEAIVALEKALEQTDDPLRLVELFGQNFSGHFSYGEAKSIYPRFKQLREETVEREHYRTRFPAAKAFARYVQTVATRFQQRKHAMDSVDFDDQLRMAAELLASGKAKPEFDYVIVDEVQDTSRIQCDLIQALWNEHTRLIICGDKKQSIYTWRGADPEVMPDLQQLIVAAGGELENLNTSYRSKAPILDVVNALFSSVYGAEDYAEGDRLEANPDFETDGEKACVEFLESDIDEDLSKQDQVAAEMKAVANRIQLLVHGDSDWQPAYRHADGFQPTGGGNAYRYSDILILLRRTTHQSALEQALRHQGIPYTLGGKGRGLFTRQETRDVSLFLNVVTNPKDAYSLVGFLRSPWIGLSDETIAELAWSNEGFSIGTLMANAANQTDVIDRYRELPGTKLASELVRLLIDETGYDALLAGLPRGAQRLANLRKVLDWLRDAERGARTTPAAVARKLAQQIANPPQVPEAALLDPAQNAVTLMTVHGSKGLTKRVVFLPDTSFRPDSDRGFARISFDDEHQPMLGVKVTSPDKSQAASPGFAAANERAKAVRAHELKNLFYVAMTRARDLVVTSSTKGKISGGWLKDMEPFIGKEIPAIPYARLADAVEIAEAEPAALPTEGGLARALDSLPPPPPQPTLRRIPATRLAKEQDELESDGPFDPTGFRSVENAAAIGSLGHAVLEQLALNGWEGSVAEWLEILREDFGATKAEAGAMEERIGQTRELMIQLTGSMKELLPEFPFVLHEDDTLIDGTIDLLCQTSDGFAIFDYKFTEASDEKAVADYQGQMEIYRKAAEKKYPHAGTADIRLIVASSAGVRTVKCM from the coding sequence ATGAACATCGTCTACAATGCATCCGCCGGCACGGGCAAGACCTACCAGGTTACCGGGCTCTATGAAAAACTGGTCCTGGACGAGGCGATCGACCCGCGCAAGATCCTGCTGATGACCTTCACCGACAACGCAGCGGCCGAGCTGCGGATGCGGGTTGCGCACCGGCTGCTGCGCGCACGGCGGGAGGCGGAGGAATCCGGGAACGATGCAACGGCCGAGCGCGCCATTGCGGCCATGACCCATCTGCCGTCGGCCCCAATCGGCACAATCCATTCGTTCTGCACGCGCCTGCTGCGCGAACATGCGCTCGAAGCCGGCCTCTCGCCCGGTTTTTCCGTTTTGGTGGGCGACGAGCACAAGGAGTTGCTCAACCAAATCTGCCGCGAGGAACTGCTCAAGCAATTGGAAACCGATCCGGACTTCAAGACCTTTTGCGCCGGGGCCCAGATGATCGGAACCGGCGGGGGCTTTGGATCGAGCGTGACGGAAACCGTCCCGGCCCTCATTGGCCAAGCCGGCAGCCTGGGCATCTCGCTCGAACATGCCGAAGCCATGCTACCGGAACCCCGGCCCCCGGTATCGATCGTCGATTTCCTCCAAATCCTCAAGGAACTTAAAGGCCTCGCCAAACAGACGAAAAAAACCACGGAAGCGATCGTCGCCCTAGAAAAGGCGTTGGAGCAGACCGACGATCCGCTTCGGCTGGTTGAACTCTTCGGGCAGAATTTTTCCGGCCACTTTTCCTACGGGGAAGCGAAAAGCATCTATCCCCGCTTCAAGCAACTGCGGGAGGAAACCGTTGAACGGGAGCACTACCGGACACGCTTCCCGGCGGCCAAGGCCTTCGCCCGCTATGTTCAGACCGTGGCAACACGGTTCCAACAGCGCAAGCATGCGATGGATTCGGTTGATTTCGACGACCAGCTGCGCATGGCGGCCGAATTGCTCGCATCCGGGAAAGCCAAGCCGGAATTCGACTATGTGATCGTCGACGAGGTGCAGGATACCTCGCGCATCCAGTGCGACCTGATCCAGGCGCTTTGGAACGAGCACACCCGGCTCATCATTTGCGGCGACAAGAAACAGAGCATCTATACCTGGCGCGGCGCCGATCCGGAGGTGATGCCCGACCTCCAGCAACTGATTGTGGCGGCGGGAGGGGAACTGGAAAACCTGAACACCAGCTACCGCAGCAAGGCGCCGATTCTCGACGTGGTGAACGCGCTCTTCTCTTCGGTTTATGGCGCGGAGGACTATGCCGAAGGCGACCGGCTGGAAGCCAATCCGGACTTTGAAACGGATGGAGAGAAAGCCTGCGTCGAATTCCTCGAATCGGATATCGACGAAGACCTTTCGAAGCAAGACCAGGTTGCCGCCGAAATGAAGGCCGTGGCCAACCGCATTCAGTTGTTAGTCCATGGCGACAGCGACTGGCAACCGGCCTATCGCCACGCCGATGGCTTCCAACCGACCGGCGGCGGCAACGCCTACCGGTATTCCGACATCCTGATCCTGCTGCGCCGCACAACCCATCAGTCGGCACTGGAGCAGGCCTTGCGCCACCAGGGCATCCCCTACACCCTCGGCGGCAAGGGGCGCGGTCTCTTTACCCGGCAGGAAACACGCGATGTTTCGCTGTTCCTAAACGTCGTCACGAATCCGAAGGACGCCTATTCGCTCGTCGGCTTCCTGCGCTCGCCCTGGATTGGGCTGTCCGACGAAACCATCGCCGAGCTGGCCTGGAGCAATGAAGGCTTTTCCATCGGCACCCTCATGGCCAACGCTGCAAACCAAACCGATGTAATCGACCGCTACCGCGAGTTGCCCGGCACCAAGCTGGCGTCGGAGCTGGTGCGCCTGCTGATTGATGAAACCGGCTACGATGCCCTGCTGGCGGGATTGCCGCGCGGCGCGCAACGGCTGGCCAACCTGCGCAAGGTGCTCGACTGGCTGCGCGATGCGGAGCGCGGGGCCCGGACCACCCCCGCGGCCGTGGCACGTAAACTGGCGCAGCAAATCGCCAACCCGCCCCAGGTTCCCGAAGCGGCCCTGCTCGATCCCGCCCAGAACGCCGTTACCCTCATGACCGTGCACGGCTCGAAGGGGTTGACCAAACGTGTCGTCTTCCTGCCGGACACCAGCTTCCGCCCCGACTCCGACCGCGGCTTTGCCCGGATCAGCTTCGACGACGAGCACCAGCCCATGCTGGGCGTCAAGGTGACTTCGCCGGACAAGAGCCAGGCGGCCTCGCCCGGCTTCGCCGCCGCCAACGAACGCGCCAAGGCCGTACGTGCGCACGAATTGAAAAACCTGTTCTACGTGGCCATGACCCGCGCACGCGACCTGGTGGTTACCTCCTCCACGAAGGGGAAAATTTCCGGCGGTTGGCTGAAGGATATGGAGCCGTTCATCGGCAAGGAGATTCCGGCCATTCCCTATGCCCGGCTTGCGGACGCCGTCGAGATCGCCGAGGCGGAACCGGCGGCCCTGCCGACGGAGGGCGGGTTGGCCCGCGCGCTGGATTCCCTCCCCCCGCCTCCGCCGCAGCCCACGCTCCGCCGCATTCCGGCCACACGGTTGGCCAAGGAGCAGGATGAACTGGAAAGCGACGGTCCTTTCGATCCAACCGGATTCCGCAGCGTGGAAAACGCCGCGGCCATCGGCTCGCTCGGCCATGCCGTGCTGGAGCAGCTGGCCTTGAACGGATGGGAAGGGTCGGTTGCGGAATGGCTGGAAATCCTGCGCGAGGATTTCGGGGCAACCAAGGCCGAGGCGGGGGCGATGGAGGAGCGGATCGGGCAGACCCGCGAACTAATGATCCAGCTGACCGGCAGCATGAAGGAATTGCTTCCCGAGTTCCCGTTCGTCCTGCACGAGGACGACACATTGATCGACGGAACCATCGACCTGCTCTGCCAAACGAGCGATGGATTTGCGATCTTCGACTATAAATTCACCGAGGCCAGCGACGAAAAGGCCGTGGCGGACTACCAGGGGCAGATGGAGATCTACCGCAAGGCGGCGGAAAAGAAATATCCCCATGCCGGAACGGCGGACATCCGGCTCATCGTGGCTTCTTCCGCCGGCGTGCGGACGGTTAAATGTATGTAG
- a CDS encoding DUF5615 family PIN-like protein — protein sequence MTVWLDAQLSPRLAPWIEETLAIPTKAVRDLGLRDADDFEIFQAAREANVIVLTKDADFPHLLSQHGTPPQVIWLTCGNTTNLNLQRILSTTLHPALEMLASGESIIEIKG from the coding sequence ATGACGGTCTGGCTCGATGCCCAACTCTCGCCAAGGCTCGCTCCTTGGATTGAGGAAACGTTAGCCATCCCAACCAAGGCCGTACGCGACCTCGGCCTGCGCGACGCAGATGACTTCGAAATATTCCAAGCCGCCCGTGAAGCGAACGTGATTGTTTTGACCAAGGATGCCGACTTCCCCCATCTTTTATCTCAACACGGCACACCACCCCAGGTCATTTGGCTGACCTGCGGGAACACAACAAACCTTAACCTTCAGCGGATTCTATCCACAACACTCCACCCTGCGCTTGAAATGCTGGCCTCGGGGGAATCCATCATCGAAATAAAAGGATAA
- a CDS encoding polyprenol monophosphomannose synthase gives MSEIDTLVIIPTYNEKENINRITTAVLDTSPHVNILFVDDNSPDGTGEMADALSEKFERVHVLHRTSKDGLGRAYIAGFKWALERDYKFVMEMDCDFSHDPTEIPNFRDKILGGCDLVIGSRYCGGIRVLNWPMSRLLLSRGAAIYVHLITGMPVSDPTGGFKCFRREVLQAYDFDAVKANGYGFQIEMTHKAWMKGFKIGEVPITFEDRQEGTSKMSGNIVYEALWVVWTLAVRNGFRRNPKARA, from the coding sequence ATGAGCGAGATTGACACACTGGTCATCATCCCGACCTACAACGAGAAAGAGAACATCAACAGGATCACCACCGCGGTGCTGGACACCTCTCCGCATGTGAACATCCTTTTTGTTGACGACAACTCCCCCGACGGCACCGGCGAGATGGCCGACGCCCTGTCTGAAAAATTCGAACGGGTGCATGTGCTGCACCGCACATCGAAAGACGGCCTGGGGCGCGCCTACATTGCCGGTTTCAAATGGGCGCTCGAACGCGACTATAAATTCGTGATGGAGATGGACTGCGACTTCTCGCACGACCCCACCGAAATCCCCAACTTCCGCGACAAGATTCTCGGGGGTTGCGACCTCGTTATCGGCTCGCGCTATTGCGGCGGCATCCGCGTGCTGAATTGGCCGATGTCGCGCCTGCTGCTCAGCCGCGGCGCGGCCATCTATGTCCACCTGATCACCGGCATGCCGGTCTCCGACCCGACCGGCGGGTTCAAGTGCTTCCGCCGCGAGGTGCTGCAGGCCTACGACTTCGACGCCGTCAAGGCCAACGGCTATGGCTTCCAGATTGAAATGACGCACAAGGCCTGGATGAAAGGCTTCAAGATCGGCGAGGTGCCGATTACCTTCGAAGACCGCCAGGAAGGCACATCGAAGATGAGTGGCAACATTGTCTACGAAGCCCTTTGGGTGGTCTGGACGCTCGCCGTCCGCAACGGATTCCGCCGCAACCCCAAAGCCAGGGCATAG
- a CDS encoding PspA/IM30 family protein, protein MASLFKAISNVVRGAKDDLAKSMADPVRDGKIAIADSEKQVAEFTTKIASLVAENKRLIKQRDEAAEEVEKFTRIAQKAAQAGNEADVRSALEMKTRADERVASLTAEVAKSEQLTSMLRDQLGKARAKVAQAKSNMTRMSARVEGAKIRTELAKASSEFNAGNSPLGALDDLEKSVQEKESEAEAWEEMVGMENQGSAADLASKYDTPASALDDEVAKLMAANKKG, encoded by the coding sequence ATGGCAAGTTTATTCAAGGCAATTTCGAATGTAGTGCGCGGCGCGAAGGATGATTTGGCCAAGTCGATGGCCGATCCGGTGCGGGATGGAAAGATTGCCATCGCCGACAGCGAAAAGCAGGTGGCGGAATTCACCACCAAGATCGCTTCGTTGGTCGCGGAAAACAAGCGGCTGATCAAGCAGCGCGACGAAGCGGCCGAGGAGGTCGAAAAGTTCACCCGCATTGCCCAGAAGGCGGCGCAGGCCGGCAACGAGGCGGACGTCCGCTCGGCGCTGGAAATGAAAACCCGCGCGGACGAGCGCGTGGCTTCGTTGACCGCCGAGGTGGCCAAGAGCGAGCAGCTCACGTCGATGCTGCGCGACCAGCTGGGCAAGGCGCGTGCCAAGGTGGCGCAGGCCAAGAGCAACATGACCCGCATGTCGGCCCGCGTCGAAGGCGCCAAGATCCGGACGGAACTGGCAAAGGCTTCGTCCGAATTCAACGCCGGAAACAGTCCGCTGGGTGCGCTGGACGACCTGGAAAAATCCGTGCAGGAAAAGGAGAGCGAAGCGGAGGCCTGGGAAGAAATGGTCGGCATGGAAAACCAAGGCAGTGCCGCCGACCTGGCATCCAAATACGATACTCCTGCAAGCGCGCTGGACGATGAAGTCGCCAAGCTCATGGCAGCCAACAAAAAGGGATAA
- a CDS encoding potassium channel family protein produces the protein MVQLLMMIFRRFAVLRSVQVLRVCIVFFALLLYATAGYRYFEGRVNPDLGWGDSLWWAIVTMTTVGYGDLYPSTAAGRFLVGFPTMLLGVSILGYVLSVVATAMVESRLKEIKGMNDIELNNHILICNFAGLEKTLQLIHEIRQDESTREAHVVIIDEQLDELPPELQQQENVHYVKGSPARESTLEKANMAGARAVILQADPSRPKESDIANLRAALTIETLCPEIFSCVECIDPDSAVFFERANCDSVVCIATLSGQMVVQELQDPGVSAVVAELTSNRHGRQFYLVDVAQGCSDFKAAKAHYDNDETLLMGIRRKEENILLPKPGFKLEPGDRAVLVAATRPA, from the coding sequence ATGGTTCAATTGTTGATGATGATCTTTAGGCGGTTCGCCGTGCTGCGCTCGGTGCAGGTGCTGCGCGTCTGCATCGTCTTTTTCGCTTTGCTGCTCTATGCAACGGCGGGATACCGCTACTTCGAAGGACGGGTGAACCCGGACCTCGGTTGGGGCGATTCCCTCTGGTGGGCGATTGTTACCATGACCACGGTTGGCTACGGCGACCTTTATCCCAGCACCGCCGCCGGCCGCTTCCTGGTCGGGTTCCCGACCATGCTGCTGGGCGTCAGCATCCTGGGCTATGTGCTTTCCGTGGTGGCGACCGCGATGGTGGAATCTAGATTGAAGGAGATCAAAGGCATGAACGATATCGAATTGAACAACCATATTCTCATCTGCAACTTTGCCGGCCTCGAAAAAACATTGCAGTTGATCCATGAAATCCGCCAGGACGAATCCACGCGCGAGGCCCATGTGGTGATTATCGACGAACAGCTCGACGAGCTTCCCCCGGAACTCCAGCAGCAGGAGAATGTCCATTATGTGAAAGGCTCGCCGGCACGCGAAAGCACGCTCGAGAAAGCAAACATGGCTGGCGCCCGCGCGGTCATCCTGCAGGCCGATCCGTCCCGACCGAAGGAGTCCGACATTGCCAACCTCCGTGCGGCGCTCACCATCGAAACCCTTTGCCCGGAAATCTTCAGCTGCGTGGAATGCATCGACCCCGACAGTGCCGTGTTTTTCGAGCGCGCCAACTGCGACAGTGTGGTTTGCATTGCAACGCTATCCGGGCAGATGGTTGTGCAGGAGCTGCAGGATCCCGGCGTCTCCGCCGTGGTTGCCGAGCTGACCTCCAACCGGCACGGCCGGCAATTCTATCTCGTTGACGTTGCGCAGGGATGCAGCGACTTCAAGGCGGCGAAAGCCCATTACGATAACGACGAGACCCTGTTGATGGGCATCCGCCGCAAGGAGGAAAATATTCTGCTTCCCAAGCCGGGCTTCAAGCTGGAACCCGGCGACCGCGCCGTACTCGTGGCCGCCACGCGGCCCGCATAA
- a CDS encoding lactonase family protein, with protein MKTVLFTQLTLASTALLMTACASTSRVYFGTQKSKGIYFADFDAQTGELSTPALAAETKGCGFIAIHPNKELLYSTGTTAFKINTDGSLTELNTQTTEGGGACHVSLDKTGQCVMTAHYGGGAVASYQIQDDGSLSAPKSFFKHEGSGTHPKRQKKAYAHSVFVNPANTHAYAADLGIDKIMIYQLDPKAGTLSAAGFAEVPGGSMGPRHMKWNQDGSLLYLLNELDLSVSIFKAAENGQLEFVKTASTLPEGGDKSEMTCAEIRIHPNGRFIYASNRDLTEQGRDSISVFTRFEDGFERLETTPAQVWIPRNFNIDPTGKWMLVGGMKSHNIALFEVDQKTGRLTFTEKKVPFEGGPICIEFLD; from the coding sequence ATGAAAACCGTACTGTTCACCCAACTCACCCTCGCAAGCACCGCACTCCTCATGACCGCGTGTGCCAGCACTTCGCGCGTCTACTTCGGAACCCAAAAAAGCAAAGGCATCTACTTCGCCGACTTCGATGCCCAGACCGGGGAACTCTCCACCCCGGCACTCGCGGCCGAAACCAAGGGCTGCGGCTTCATCGCCATCCACCCAAACAAGGAACTCCTCTACTCCACCGGAACCACCGCCTTTAAAATCAACACCGACGGATCGCTGACGGAACTCAACACCCAAACAACCGAGGGCGGCGGTGCCTGCCACGTCAGCCTCGATAAAACCGGCCAATGCGTCATGACCGCCCATTACGGCGGCGGCGCCGTGGCCTCCTACCAAATCCAGGACGACGGCTCGCTCTCCGCGCCAAAATCCTTCTTCAAACACGAAGGTTCCGGCACGCACCCCAAACGCCAGAAAAAGGCCTATGCCCACTCCGTCTTCGTCAACCCGGCCAACACCCACGCCTATGCGGCCGACCTCGGCATCGACAAAATCATGATCTACCAGCTCGATCCCAAGGCCGGCACCCTCTCCGCAGCCGGATTCGCGGAAGTCCCCGGTGGAAGCATGGGGCCGCGCCACATGAAGTGGAACCAGGACGGCTCCCTGCTCTACCTCCTCAACGAGCTCGACCTAAGCGTCTCCATTTTCAAGGCGGCCGAAAACGGTCAACTCGAGTTCGTTAAAACCGCTTCCACTCTCCCGGAAGGGGGCGATAAATCCGAGATGACCTGCGCTGAAATCCGCATTCATCCCAACGGCCGGTTCATCTATGCCTCCAACCGCGACCTCACCGAACAAGGCCGCGACTCCATCAGCGTCTTCACCCGCTTCGAGGATGGTTTCGAACGACTGGAAACCACACCTGCGCAGGTGTGGATCCCCCGCAACTTCAACATCGACCCCACCGGGAAATGGATGCTCGTCGGCGGCATGAAATCGCACAACATCGCCCTCTTCGAGGTCGATCAAAAAACCGGCAGGCTCACCTTCACGGAAAAAAAAGTCCCCTTCGAAGGCGGCCCCATCTGCATCGAATTCCTCGATTAA
- a CDS encoding DUF433 domain-containing protein — MTYLNERITVDSNQCGGRPCIRGMRIRVTDVLDLFSAGLDAKQLLEEMPDLEEADLQACLQYASKLIDHPIIAA, encoded by the coding sequence ATGACATATCTGAACGAACGCATTACGGTCGATTCCAACCAGTGCGGAGGTCGTCCGTGTATCCGCGGCATGCGCATCCGGGTTACCGATGTACTAGACCTCTTTTCTGCGGGATTGGATGCCAAGCAACTTCTTGAGGAAATGCCGGATCTTGAAGAAGCCGATCTCCAGGCATGCCTCCAATACGCATCCAAACTGATCGACCACCCCATCATCGCGGCATGA
- a CDS encoding Fic family protein yields the protein MTWSPTELVLSPESIKKLAEVEQLIGKVEGMQLSRPVPKLRQKNRAKSIRGSTGIEGNSCSVEQVEAIADGQPVALSKKEQLEIRNALETYDALPSFDPVSIASLLDAQRMLMGNGLLLVPGRFRQGPVEVYVTETETLRLPSWKTVEPSVQALFDDLENGAELMLISSIRFHFEFVGIHPFSDGNGRMARLWQTRLLMEEHPVFEFLDVESMVFDRREEYYRQIRRAQECGNVDGFVLFMLEQIRRSLESLWESSAPGRNTFADRISIAQQTFGEDFFSRKDYMRLFKTVSPATASRDLSAGVSSGALEREGDKRTAVYRFRPING from the coding sequence CTCCGGAAAGTATCAAGAAATTGGCCGAAGTGGAGCAGTTGATCGGGAAAGTGGAGGGGATGCAGCTTTCCCGCCCGGTTCCGAAGCTACGCCAAAAGAACCGCGCAAAATCCATTCGGGGATCCACCGGGATAGAGGGGAACAGCTGTTCCGTTGAGCAGGTTGAGGCGATCGCCGATGGCCAGCCGGTCGCTCTATCAAAAAAGGAGCAGTTGGAGATCCGCAATGCTCTTGAGACCTACGATGCGTTGCCGTCCTTCGATCCGGTTTCGATTGCTTCTCTTTTGGATGCGCAACGGATGCTGATGGGGAACGGGCTGTTGCTGGTGCCCGGAAGGTTCCGGCAGGGGCCGGTCGAGGTTTATGTAACCGAAACGGAAACCCTTCGCCTGCCGTCGTGGAAAACCGTGGAGCCTTCCGTGCAGGCTCTCTTTGACGACCTCGAAAACGGCGCGGAGCTAATGCTGATTTCATCGATCCGTTTCCATTTCGAATTTGTGGGCATCCATCCGTTCTCGGATGGAAATGGCCGGATGGCCCGTCTGTGGCAGACGCGGTTATTGATGGAGGAGCATCCTGTCTTTGAATTCCTTGATGTGGAGTCGATGGTGTTTGACCGGCGCGAAGAATACTACAGGCAGATTCGGCGGGCGCAGGAGTGCGGAAATGTGGACGGCTTTGTGTTGTTCATGCTCGAGCAGATCCGGCGTTCGCTGGAAAGCCTATGGGAAAGCAGTGCACCTGGGCGGAACACCTTTGCGGATCGGATTTCCATTGCACAGCAGACCTTCGGGGAAGACTTTTTTTCAAGAAAGGATTACATGCGTCTGTTCAAGACCGTTTCGCCGGCCACGGCGAGCCGCGATTTGTCCGCCGGTGTTTCCTCCGGTGCGCTGGAGCGGGAAGGCGACAAACGCACCGCGGTATATCGGTTTAGGCCAATCAATGGTTGA